The sequence AATATCTTTTTTCTGTTCTTCTAATTCAAACATTTGAGCTATACCAATTTTATATTTTTTAGCTTTTCTATCCTTGTATCTCTGCCCTATTGTTTTATAGTTTAATTTATTAGCTACCTCTATAACTTTTTCTTTAGTTTGATTAGAAACATTTAAGGTAGTATCATTGTTTAAAATTCTTGATACAGTTGTTATTGAAACATCGCTTAACTCAGCTATCTCTTTAAGTGTTGCCATAAATATCTCCTATTTCTATTTATTATAATTTTAATTTAAGAAATTTATAGATATACAATAAAAATCAAGAACGGCAAAGATTGATAAGAATAAATAAAGCAAGTTAGCGAAAGTAAACATTAAAAAACACAACTGTCTAAGACGAAGTCGAGTTTTGTGTTTTTAGTGAACCAATCTATACTTGCTCTTTATTCTTTGAACGAAAGTCATTCTTGAATTATTTTAATTAATTATAACAGCCTCTAATATTCTTTTCAATTTTTATATTTTATTTGTAAATATCTCATTTGAAATTATAATTTTATGCTAGATGTAAATAGTGAGTACATACTAAGAAAAATACTATTAGAGCACAAGCATCAATTATAGTAGTAATAAATGGACTTGCTATGATAGCAGGGTCTAGTTTAAGTCCTTTAGCAATAATAGGAAGAGTACTACCTACAACTTTAGCAATAATTATTGTAATAAATAAACTGAGTGATATAGCAAATGAAACAGAAAAATTAATATCACTTAGATAGTAAATAATTAAAAAATTAACTATTGAAAGAACTGTCCCTATTATTATACTAACTCTTAATTCTTTTGAAAAAATTTCCCAAATATCTGATAACTCTATTTCTTTTAAAGCTATTCCACGAGTTATTAACATAGACGCTTGTGAGCCAGCATTTCCACCAGTTGACATAAGCATAGGAATAAAAGAGATTAAAACAATAGTTGATCTTAAAACTTCTTCGTAAGTCCTAACTATTATACCAGTAAAGGTAGCAAGTATCATAAGAATTAGAAGCCACGTAATTCTTTGTTTGACTAAAGAAAAAACAGACTCTTTTAGATATTCTTCATCGGATGGAACCATAGCAGCCATCTTTTGCATATCTTCAGTATTTTCTTGGTCGATTACATCCACTACATCGTCTATTGTAATAATACCAACAAGTCTGTCTTCATTATCTACAACAGGCATGGATGTTAAATCATATTTTCTAAAATTTGAAGCAATATTTTCTTGGTCATCAGTAGTATGAGAACTTACAAAATTCGTCTCCATAGCTTCTATGAGAGGCACATCATCATCTAAAAAAATTAATTTTTTAAGAGAGATATATCCTACAA comes from Fusobacterium necrogenes and encodes:
- the mgtE gene encoding magnesium transporter; translation: MEDIYHLLESNQLNKLREILVDLQPVDIAELFEEMSKEQSLKLFRILPKNLSADVFSYLSSDKQQEIIENITDEEIRNIVNDMFIDDTVDFIEEMPANIVDKILQNTPSDIRNLINQFLRYPENSAGSVMTVEYLSLKNDMNIGQALHSIKRFGIDNETIDICYIIDNQRKLVGYISLKKLIFLDDDVPLIEAMETNFVSSHTTDDQENIASNFRKYDLTSMPVVDNEDRLVGIITIDDVVDVIDQENTEDMQKMAAMVPSDEEYLKESVFSLVKQRITWLLILMILATFTGIIVRTYEEVLRSTIVLISFIPMLMSTGGNAGSQASMLITRGIALKEIELSDIWEIFSKELRVSIIIGTVLSIVNFLIIYYLSDINFSVSFAISLSLFITIIIAKVVGSTLPIIAKGLKLDPAIIASPFITTIIDACALIVFFLVCTHYLHLA